Proteins encoded together in one Ailuropoda melanoleuca isolate Jingjing unplaced genomic scaffold, ASM200744v2 unplaced-scaffold7480, whole genome shotgun sequence window:
- the LOC100476842 gene encoding olfactory receptor 2T2, whose product MVGGNESSVTDFILVGLFPEFQHSTVLNSVIIFIYTLAFLGNILLIVLIWGDSRLHTPMYILLSQLSIIDLTLTSTIVPKMASNFFTGERTISWIGCGMQSFFFLMLGMSECLILTLMAYDRYVAACNPLRYPIIMSPRICMHMVFGCWIGGSISSFIHTVYPMHFPICGSREIHHFFCEVPVLIKLSCEDTSVYQLVVVVTSIVLLVVPFSLITVSYTLIFLTVFRMNSVKGRKKTLATCSSHLTVVSLFFGPNIFIYMTFTSSHSAEHDQALSVFSNILTPLLNPLIYSLRNKEVVAALRKLMGKCGVSW is encoded by the coding sequence ATGGTGGGTGGAAACGAATCCTCAGTAACTGATTTCATCCTTGTGGGGCTCTTTCCTGAGTTTCAGCATTCTACTGTCCTCAACTCTGTGATCATTTTTATCTACACCTTGGCCTTCCTGGGAAATATACTTCTGATTGTCTTGATTTGGGGAGACTCTCGGCTCCATACACCCATGTACATTCTCCTCAGTCAACTCTCCATCATTGACTTGACATTAACTTCCACCATTGTCCCAAAGATGGCTTCCAATTTTTTCACAGGGGAAAGGACAATATCATGGATTGGCTGTGGAATGCAGAGTTTCTTCTTCCTGATGTTGGGAATGTCAGAGTGCCTCATCTTGACTCTCATGGcttatgaccgctatgtggctgCCTGCAACCCACTGCGTTATCCCATAATCATGAGCCCCAGGATCTGTATGCACATGGTTTTTGGGTGTTGGATTGGAGGCTCTATAAGTTCATTTATCCATACAGTCTACCCTATGCATTTTCCCATCTGTGGGTCACGGGAGATCCACCACTTCTTCTGTGAGGTCCCAGTCCTCATTAAGCTCTCCTGTGAAGACACTTCAGTATATCAgttagtggtggtggtgacaagCATTGTGTTGCTTGTTGTACCTTTCAGTCTCATCACAGTTTCCTATACTCTCATCTTCCTCACTGTCTTCCGTATGAACTCtgtcaaaggaaggaaaaaaaccctggCCACTTGCTCTTCCCATCTAACTGTGGTGAGTCTCTTCTTTGGCCCAAACATATTTATCTATATGACTTTCACTTCCTCCCATAGTGCAGAGCATGACCAAGCTCTTTCTGTATTCAGCAATATCCTAACACCCTTGTTGAATCCCCTCAtttacagcctgaggaacaaggaGGTGGTGGCAGCCCTCAGGAAGCTTATGGGGAAATGTGGGGTATCTTGGTAG